A window of Hevea brasiliensis isolate MT/VB/25A 57/8 chromosome 14, ASM3005281v1, whole genome shotgun sequence contains these coding sequences:
- the LOC110653239 gene encoding GATA transcription factor 26-like isoform X2 yields MGKQGPCYHCGTNSTPLWRNGPPEKPVLCNACGSRYRIRGSLANYTPKHAQGQPTAKRVRIKSKSAPKKCKLISTEENFSIDVCHSPASDDFTTNKSSSESAISCSQSCYNVKEEENGGEIPGGIIQGSLWKSGIPSRKRSVNVQRCLTPIERLQRELCNILKNDPSILSENEEDDLLIYNANNLQVSCNEIGLGGFLLKPNTTTTTITTTTEVAPPPAEPEKHSSAVDIKDSALLSLKVDPHHPCKS; encoded by the exons ATGGGAAAACAAGGGCCTTGTTATCATTGTGGCACTAATA GCACTCCACTATGGAGAAATGGGCCACCTGAGAAGCCAGTGTTATGCAATGCCTGTGGATCAAGGTACAGGATTAGAGGAAGTCTTGCAAACTATACACCTAAGCATGCCCAAGGACAACCAACTGCTAAAAGGGTAAGAATTAAATCCAAGTCGGCTCCAAAGAAATGCAAATTGATAAGTACTGAAGAAAACTTCTCCATTGACGTTTGCCATTCTCCTGCTTCTGATGATTTTACAACCAATAAATCTAGCTCAGAATCTGCAATATCATGTTCCCAGAGCTGCTACAAtgtaaaagaagaagagaatggaGGTGAAATTCCAG GTGGAATAATCCAGGGAAGCTTGTGGAAGTCTGGTATACCTTCAAGAAAGAGATCTGTAAATGTTCAACGCTGTCTTACACCCATTGAAAGACTTCAAAGGGAGCTTTGCAATATTTTGAAGAATGATCCTTCCATCTTGTCTGAAAATGAAGAGGATGATCTTCTCATTTATAATGCAAACAACCTGCAAGTATCCTGCAATGAAATTGGCCTTGGAGGCTTTCTTCTCAAACCCAATACCACCACCACTACTATTACTACTACCACAGAAGTTGCACCACCACCAGCTGAGCCTGAGAAACACTCCTCAGCAGTAGATATCAAGGATTCTGCTTTATTAAGTCTCAAAGTAGATCCTCATCATCCATGTAAGTCGTAG
- the LOC110670673 gene encoding pectinesterase, protein MIGKIVVSGISLILVVGVVIGVVAAVNRSGDSSQNTDALSPQMKAVTQLCQPTNYKETCTKVLGSANSTDPKALIKAGVLAISDSLTKSMNLSEDLVGNAGSSEPRTKLALDDCNILLKNASDELQDILAKMSDNDLKNIAERADDFRIWLSSIISYQELCIDGFDHDGDLKSKVQNSTNYGSELTDNVLTILGGISDILQNFGLQLNLPNINSRRLLGADGYPTWLSAADRKLLAVGNAGKAAPNAVVALDGSGQFKSINAAINSRPKGQNGRFVIYVKAGIYNEAVVVPKTQANILMYGDGPRRTIVTGKKSFTSGVNTWNTASFVVEAPGFICKGMGFQNTAGPDGHQAVAIRVNSDLSVFHNCRFDGYQDTLLYQAGRQFYRNCVISGTIDFLFGYGAAVIQNSLIIVRKPNPNQFNTVTADGKKEKGQTTGLVIHNCRIVPEAKLVPERLTVKTYLGRPWKQFSTTVVMESQLGDLIQPDGWMPWAGSQFLDTLFYAEYANTGPGANTARRVKWKTLHFLNKNEAQRFTVGTFLAGAGQWIGGAGVPFLLGFRA, encoded by the exons ATGATTGGAAAAATAGTTGTTTCAGGAATATCCCTGATTCTTGTTGTCGGCGTAGTCATCGGAGTTGTGGCTGCTGTCAACCGTAGTGGTGACAGTTCTCAAAACACTGATGCTTTGTCACCACAAATGAAGGCTGTTACACAACTATGCCAGCCTACTAATTACAAGGAGACTTGCACCAAGGTTCTCGGTTCTGCCAACAGTACTGATCCTAAGGCGTTGATCAAGGCAGGAGTTTTAGCTATCTCGGATTCCTTAACGAAATCCATGAACTTGAGTGAGGATCTTGTAGGAAATGCTGGTAGTAGTGAGCCCCGTACGAAACTTGCCCTGGATGATTGTAATATATTGCTGAAAAATGCCTCCGATGAGCTGCAAGATATTCTTGCAAAGATGTCTGATAACGACTTGAAAAACATAGCTGAACGCGCCGATGATTTTCGTATTTGGTTGAGTTCTATCATCTCCTACCAAGAATTGTGTATTGATGGATTTGACCATGATGGCGACCTGAAATCTAAAGTGCAAAACAGTACGAACTATGGTAGTGAACTAACAGATAATGTCCTGACTATTCTTGGTGGGATTTCAGACATTCTGCAAAACTTTGGTCTCCAGCTTAACCTTCCCAACATCAATTCTCGTCGGCTCCTTGGTGCTGATGGGTACCCAACTTGGTTATCTGCTGCTGATCGTAAGCTCTTGGCCGTCGGAAACGCTGGCAAGGCTGCACCAAATGCGGTggttgccctagatggaagtggGCAATTCAAGTCCATTAATGCGGCTATTAACTCAAGACCCAAAGGCCAAAATGGTCGATTTGTTATTTATGTTAAGGCAGGAATCTATAACGAGGCCGTAGTGGTGCCAAAGACTCAAGCTAATATTCTCATGTATGGCGATGGACCAAGGAGGACCATTGTCACAGGAAAGAAGAGCTTCACTAGTGGTGTAAACACCTGGAACACTGCTTCCTTCG TGGTTGAAGCACCAGGGTTCATCTGTAAGGGGATGGGATTCCAGAACACTGCAGGTCCTGATGGTCACCAAGCCGTTGCCATCCGAGTTAACTCTGATCTGTCAGTGTTCCATAACTGCAGGTTTGATGGGTATCAAGATACATTATTGTACCAAGCCGGGCGCCAATTCTACCGCAACTGTGTCATTTCAGGCACCATTGATTTCCTCTTCGGTTACGGCGCAGCTGTGATCCAGAACTCATTGATCATAGTCAGGAAGCCTAATCCAAACCAATTCAACACAGTGACAGCAGATGGCAAGAAGGAAAAGGGGCAAACCACTGGACTTGTTATCCACAACTGCAGAATTGTACCTGAGGCAAAGCTTGTCCCTGAGAGGCTCACTGTGAAAACATACTTGGGCAGGCCCTGGAAGCAATTCTCGACAACTGTAGTTATGGAGTCACAATTAGGAGATTTGATTCAACCAGATGGCTGGATGCCATGGGCTGGAAGCCAATTCCTTGACACTTTGTTCTATGCTGAGTACGCAAATACTGGACCTGGTGCCAATACTGCTAGGAGGGTGAAGTGGAAGACACTTCATTTCCTTAACAAGAATGAAGCTCAAAGATTCACTGTTGGAACATTCCTGGCCGGCGCCGGTCAATGGATCGGAGGCGCTGGAGTTCCTTTCTTGCTTGGATTTCGGGCATAG
- the LOC110670657 gene encoding uncharacterized protein LOC110670657 isoform X1, producing MDFASRRSRSYPIPILIITYSFFFLSLIINLTNASIHIYDKEPFDEVGNAYLLSGGSEGIVAAPNGRSYIRFRDITLWRTKEAADEHSEMEHSSGLVQVVIFEAADRNNIGGSAYGGQRSICCTPDLAKLEGCKQGEVIRIPSATDNKWPIVLNVQFSGNYLSTNIRDEYVNVTKTGMYNLFFITCDPKLKGLVMSGKTVWKNPDGYLPGRMAPLMRFYVLMSLAYLLLSVIWFFQYMRFWKDILQLQHCITAVIALGLSEMILWYSEYANFNSTGTRPVAITTWVVTVGAIRKTFSRLVILSISMGYGVVRPTLGGLTSKVLLLGCTYFLASELLGITEYVGSINDISGRARLFLVLPDAFLDAFLILWIFTSLSRTLEQLQAKRSSVKLDIYRKFSNALAVAVVTSVTWIAYEVYFKATDPFNERWQSAWIITAFWDILAFALLSVICYLWAPSQSSQRYAYSEEVGEESDDEEAHSLTRGKSDGDISLIEKKEKNARTTDVFDQEDETEEEKRE from the exons ATGGATTTCGCATCTCGAAGAAGCAGATCTTATCCCATTCCCATTCTCATTATCACTTACTCATTCTTTTTCTTGTCTTTAATCATAAATCTCACCAATGCCTCCATCCACATCTACGACAAAGAACCCTTCGACGAAGTTGGAAATGCTTACCTTCTTTCCGGTGGCAGCGAAGGCATTGTGGCCGCCCCAAATGGCCGTTCTTATATCAG GTTTAGGGATATCACTCTTTGGAGGACCAAGGAGGCTGCTGATGAGCATTCAGAAATGGAACACAGTTCAGGATTGGTACAGGTTGTGATTTTTGAGGCAGCTGACCGGAATAATATTGGCGGTTCTGCTTATGGTGGACAAAGATCGATTTGTTGTACCCCTGATCTTGCTAAGCTGGAAGGTTGCAAGCAAGGTGAAGTCATTAGGATACCTTCAGCGACAGACAATAAGTGGCCTATTGTTTTGAATGTACAATTCAGTGGTAACTACTTATCTACAAACATACGAGATGAGTATGTTAATGTCACGAAGACTGGGATGTATAACTTATTCTTTATCACATGTGATCCAAAACTCAAGGGACTAGTAATGAGTGGGAAGACAGTTTGGAAGAATCCTGATGGTTATTTACCTGGTAGGATGGCCCCTTTAATGAGGTTTTACGTGCTCATGTCTCTTGCATATCTTTTGCTTAGTGTTATTTGGTTTTTCCAGTACATGAGGTTTTGGAAGGACATATTGCAACTTCAGCATTGCATCACAGCTGTTATTGCCCTAGGATTGTCTGAGATGATTCTTTGGTATTCTGAGTATGCAAATTTTAACAGCACAGGAACTAGGCCAGTTGCAATTACAACTTGGGTTGTGACTGTTGGAGCTATAAGGAAAACTTTTTCTCGTCTTGTTATACTCTCAATTTCAATGGGTTATGGTGTCGTACGGCCCACTCTTGGTGGTCTTACCTCAAAGGTGCTTCTTCTTGGATGTACATATTTTTTGGCGTCTGAGTTGCTCGGTATTACTGAGTATGTGGGGAGTATTAATGACATATCAGGAAGAGCAAGATTGTTTCTAGTCCTTCCTGATGCATTCCTGGATGCATTTTTGATACTATGGATATTTACATCGCTTTCAAGGACATTGGAGCAGCTACAG GCAAAAAGAAGCTCTGTCAAGTTGGATATCTATAGGAAGTTCTCAAATGCACTAGCTGTGGCAGTTGTAACTTCTGTTACTTGGATAGCCTATGAG GTTTACTTCAAAGCAACAGATCCATTTAATGAACGGTGGCAAAGTGCTTGGATAATTACTGCTTTCTGGGACATTCTTGCATTTGCCTTGCTCTCTGTCATTTGCTATCTCTGGGCTCCTTCTCAAAGCTCGCAACG GTATGCCTACTCAGAAGAAGTAGGAGAGGAATCTGATGATGAAGAAGCTCATTCTCTAACGAGGGGAAAATCAGATGGTGACATAAGTTTAATTGAGAAGAAAGAGAAGAATGCCAGGACCACAGATGTTTTTGATCAAGAGGATGAAACAGAAGAGGAGAAAAGAGAATGA
- the LOC110670674 gene encoding partner of Y14 and mago isoform X1, with amino-acid sequence MASSNHGGRGRGGGGGGGGREEEQLEKMAELSKTLKEGERIVAPTRRPDGTLRKPIRIRAGYVPQDEVAIYQSKGALWKKEMQSQVVPPGYDPVVDVKPKTKSVKRNERKKEKRLQQAALEKGKNLEAMADDDMKNEEMLPAEEVGSASDSVKSLTSQMNELAVSANPVCSTPPAELTEASDPSAPSQDIDKRIRALKKKIRIAEGQQQKSAPEDMKPEQLEKLVKLESWRQELKLLECKKAEQAAS; translated from the exons ATGGCTAGCAGTAATCATGGTGGGCGAGGAAgaggaggaggtggtggtggtggaggacGAGAAGAAGAGCAGCTCGAGAAAATGGCAGAGTTAAGCAAAACCCTAAAAGAAGGAGAGAGAATTGTAGCCCCAACCCGACGACCCGACGGGACTCTCCGAAAACCCATCCGGATTCGCGCTGGTTATGTACCCCAGGACGAAGTCGCCATCTACCAATCTAAAGGCGCCCTG TGGAAAAAGGAGATGCAATCTCAGGTAGTACCTCCAGGATATGATCCAGTTGTGGATGTAAAACCAAAGACAAAATCAGTAAAGAGGAATGAACGGAAGAAGGAGAAGAGGTTACAG caGGCTGCTCTTGAAAAGGGTAAGAACTTGGAAGCAATGGCAGATGACGACATGAAAAATGAAGAAATGTTACCTGCTGAAGAAGTAGGTAGCGCATCAGATTCTGTCAAGTCATTGACATCTCAAATGAATGAGCTAGCTGTTTCTGCAAATCCCGTTTGTAGCACTCCACCTGCAGAATTGACAGAGGCTTCAGATCCAAGTGCTCCATCTCAAGATATTGATAAAAGAATTCGGGCACTTAAAAAGAAG ATTCGAATAGCAGAAGGTCAGCAGCAGAAATCTGCACCAGAGGATATGAAGCCAGAGCAGTTGGAGAAGCTGGTAAAATTGGAAAGCTGGCGCCAGGAGCTAAAGCTTTTAGAGTGTAAAAAGGCTGAACAGGCAGCATCATGA
- the LOC131172648 gene encoding uncharacterized protein LOC131172648 yields the protein MGHLRSQCYAMPVDQGTGLEDVLQTIHLSMPKDNQLLKGSESAISCSQSCYNVKEEENGGESPGGLIQGSLWKSGIPSRKRSVNVQRCLTPIERLQREHCNILKNHPSILSENEEDDLLIYNANNLQVSCNEIGLGGFLLKPNTTTTTITTTTEVPPAEPEKHSSAVDIKDSALIESQSRSSSSMGGFQEN from the exons ATGGGCCACCTGAGAAGCCAGTGTTATGCAATGCCTGTGGATCAAGGTACAGGATTAGAGGATGTCTTGCAAACTATACACCTAAGCATGCCCAAGGACAACCAACTGCTAAAAGG CTCAGAATCTGCAATATCATGTTCCCAGAGCTGCTACAAtgtaaaagaagaagagaatggaGGTGAAAGTCCAG GTGGATTAATCCAGGGAAGCTTGTGGAAGTCTGGTATACCTTCAAGAAAGAGGTCTGTAAATGTTCAACGCTGTCTTACACCCATTGAAAGACTTCAAAGGGAGCATTGCAATATTTTGAAGAATCATCCTTCCATCTTGTCTGAAAATGAAGAGGATGATCTTCTCATTTATAATGCAAACAACCTGCAAGTATCCTGCAATGAAATTGGCCTTGGAGGCTTTCTTCTCAAACCCaataccaccaccactaccattaCTACTACCACAGAAGTTCCACCAGCTGAGCCTGAGAAACACTCCTCAGCAGTAGATATCAAGGATTCTGCTTTAATTGAGTCCCAAAGTAGATCCTCATCATCCAT GGGTGGGTTTCAAGAAAATTGA
- the LOC110670674 gene encoding partner of Y14 and mago isoform X2: protein MASSNHGGRGRGGGGGGGGREEEQLEKMAELSKTLKEGERIVAPTRRPDGTLRKPIRIRAGYVPQDEVAIYQSKGALWKKEMQSQVVPPGYDPVVDVKPKTKSVKRNERKKEKRLQAALEKGKNLEAMADDDMKNEEMLPAEEVGSASDSVKSLTSQMNELAVSANPVCSTPPAELTEASDPSAPSQDIDKRIRALKKKIRIAEGQQQKSAPEDMKPEQLEKLVKLESWRQELKLLECKKAEQAAS, encoded by the exons ATGGCTAGCAGTAATCATGGTGGGCGAGGAAgaggaggaggtggtggtggtggaggacGAGAAGAAGAGCAGCTCGAGAAAATGGCAGAGTTAAGCAAAACCCTAAAAGAAGGAGAGAGAATTGTAGCCCCAACCCGACGACCCGACGGGACTCTCCGAAAACCCATCCGGATTCGCGCTGGTTATGTACCCCAGGACGAAGTCGCCATCTACCAATCTAAAGGCGCCCTG TGGAAAAAGGAGATGCAATCTCAGGTAGTACCTCCAGGATATGATCCAGTTGTGGATGTAAAACCAAAGACAAAATCAGTAAAGAGGAATGAACGGAAGAAGGAGAAGAGGTTACAG GCTGCTCTTGAAAAGGGTAAGAACTTGGAAGCAATGGCAGATGACGACATGAAAAATGAAGAAATGTTACCTGCTGAAGAAGTAGGTAGCGCATCAGATTCTGTCAAGTCATTGACATCTCAAATGAATGAGCTAGCTGTTTCTGCAAATCCCGTTTGTAGCACTCCACCTGCAGAATTGACAGAGGCTTCAGATCCAAGTGCTCCATCTCAAGATATTGATAAAAGAATTCGGGCACTTAAAAAGAAG ATTCGAATAGCAGAAGGTCAGCAGCAGAAATCTGCACCAGAGGATATGAAGCCAGAGCAGTTGGAGAAGCTGGTAAAATTGGAAAGCTGGCGCCAGGAGCTAAAGCTTTTAGAGTGTAAAAAGGCTGAACAGGCAGCATCATGA
- the LOC131172649 gene encoding uncharacterized protein At5g64816-like: MVDPWWALLGAATPAIIAGQAFRMKKKSVEEQRLKSARGREKSSDEIFVCERVCTSKRMLKKVGAFSKDPTVDSCVTVCGVSELDACADACARTVCVNQHQVPNWNDVCLKRCQNECLRLSNSSVAS, from the coding sequence ATGGTGGATCCATGGTGGGCTCTGTTAGGTGCCGCCACACCAGCCATAATTGCAGGTCAAGCTTtcagaatgaagaagaagagtgTTGAAGAGCAAAGGTTAAAGAGTGCTAGAGGACGTGAAAAAAGCTCTGATGAAATTTTTGTTTGTGAAAGGGTATGCACTTCGAAAAGGATGTTAAAAAAGGTTGGTGCTTTTTCTAAAGACCCAACTGTTGATTCTTGTGTCACTGTTTGTGGTGTTTCTGAACTTGATGCTTGTGCTGATGCTTGTGCAAGAACTGTTTGTGTTAATCAACATCAAGTACCCAATTGGAATGATGTCTGTTTAAAGAGGTGCCAAAATGAGTGCCTTAGGCTGTCTAATTCCTCTGTTGCTTCTTGA
- the LOC110670657 gene encoding uncharacterized protein LOC110670657 isoform X2, which translates to MEHSSGLVQVVIFEAADRNNIGGSAYGGQRSICCTPDLAKLEGCKQGEVIRIPSATDNKWPIVLNVQFSGNYLSTNIRDEYVNVTKTGMYNLFFITCDPKLKGLVMSGKTVWKNPDGYLPGRMAPLMRFYVLMSLAYLLLSVIWFFQYMRFWKDILQLQHCITAVIALGLSEMILWYSEYANFNSTGTRPVAITTWVVTVGAIRKTFSRLVILSISMGYGVVRPTLGGLTSKVLLLGCTYFLASELLGITEYVGSINDISGRARLFLVLPDAFLDAFLILWIFTSLSRTLEQLQAKRSSVKLDIYRKFSNALAVAVVTSVTWIAYEVYFKATDPFNERWQSAWIITAFWDILAFALLSVICYLWAPSQSSQRYAYSEEVGEESDDEEAHSLTRGKSDGDISLIEKKEKNARTTDVFDQEDETEEEKRE; encoded by the exons ATGGAACACAGTTCAGGATTGGTACAGGTTGTGATTTTTGAGGCAGCTGACCGGAATAATATTGGCGGTTCTGCTTATGGTGGACAAAGATCGATTTGTTGTACCCCTGATCTTGCTAAGCTGGAAGGTTGCAAGCAAGGTGAAGTCATTAGGATACCTTCAGCGACAGACAATAAGTGGCCTATTGTTTTGAATGTACAATTCAGTGGTAACTACTTATCTACAAACATACGAGATGAGTATGTTAATGTCACGAAGACTGGGATGTATAACTTATTCTTTATCACATGTGATCCAAAACTCAAGGGACTAGTAATGAGTGGGAAGACAGTTTGGAAGAATCCTGATGGTTATTTACCTGGTAGGATGGCCCCTTTAATGAGGTTTTACGTGCTCATGTCTCTTGCATATCTTTTGCTTAGTGTTATTTGGTTTTTCCAGTACATGAGGTTTTGGAAGGACATATTGCAACTTCAGCATTGCATCACAGCTGTTATTGCCCTAGGATTGTCTGAGATGATTCTTTGGTATTCTGAGTATGCAAATTTTAACAGCACAGGAACTAGGCCAGTTGCAATTACAACTTGGGTTGTGACTGTTGGAGCTATAAGGAAAACTTTTTCTCGTCTTGTTATACTCTCAATTTCAATGGGTTATGGTGTCGTACGGCCCACTCTTGGTGGTCTTACCTCAAAGGTGCTTCTTCTTGGATGTACATATTTTTTGGCGTCTGAGTTGCTCGGTATTACTGAGTATGTGGGGAGTATTAATGACATATCAGGAAGAGCAAGATTGTTTCTAGTCCTTCCTGATGCATTCCTGGATGCATTTTTGATACTATGGATATTTACATCGCTTTCAAGGACATTGGAGCAGCTACAG GCAAAAAGAAGCTCTGTCAAGTTGGATATCTATAGGAAGTTCTCAAATGCACTAGCTGTGGCAGTTGTAACTTCTGTTACTTGGATAGCCTATGAG GTTTACTTCAAAGCAACAGATCCATTTAATGAACGGTGGCAAAGTGCTTGGATAATTACTGCTTTCTGGGACATTCTTGCATTTGCCTTGCTCTCTGTCATTTGCTATCTCTGGGCTCCTTCTCAAAGCTCGCAACG GTATGCCTACTCAGAAGAAGTAGGAGAGGAATCTGATGATGAAGAAGCTCATTCTCTAACGAGGGGAAAATCAGATGGTGACATAAGTTTAATTGAGAAGAAAGAGAAGAATGCCAGGACCACAGATGTTTTTGATCAAGAGGATGAAACAGAAGAGGAGAAAAGAGAATGA
- the LOC110653239 gene encoding uncharacterized protein LOC110653239 isoform X3, protein MSIVSIWENKGLVIIVALIALHYGEMGHLRSQCYAMPVDQGTGLEEVLQTIHLSMPKDNQLLKGSESAISCSQSCYNVKEEENGGEIPGGIIQGSLWKSGIPSRKRSVNVQRCLTPIERLQRELCNILKNDPSILSENEEDDLLIYNANNLQVSCNEIGLGGFLLKPNTTTTTITTTTEVAPPPAEPEKHSSAVDIKDSALLSLKVDPHHPYYIR, encoded by the exons ATGAGCATTGTGTCAATATGGGAAAACAAGGGCCTTGTTATCATTGTGGCACTAATA GCACTCCACTATGGAGAAATGGGCCACCTGAGAAGCCAGTGTTATGCAATGCCTGTGGATCAAGGTACAGGATTAGAGGAAGTCTTGCAAACTATACACCTAAGCATGCCCAAGGACAACCAACTGCTAAAAGG CTCAGAATCTGCAATATCATGTTCCCAGAGCTGCTACAAtgtaaaagaagaagagaatggaGGTGAAATTCCAG GTGGAATAATCCAGGGAAGCTTGTGGAAGTCTGGTATACCTTCAAGAAAGAGATCTGTAAATGTTCAACGCTGTCTTACACCCATTGAAAGACTTCAAAGGGAGCTTTGCAATATTTTGAAGAATGATCCTTCCATCTTGTCTGAAAATGAAGAGGATGATCTTCTCATTTATAATGCAAACAACCTGCAAGTATCCTGCAATGAAATTGGCCTTGGAGGCTTTCTTCTCAAACCCAATACCACCACCACTACTATTACTACTACCACAGAAGTTGCACCACCACCAGCTGAGCCTGAGAAACACTCCTCAGCAGTAGATATCAAGGATTCTGCTTTATTAAGTCTCAAAGTAGATCCTCATCATCCAT ATTATATAAGGTGA
- the LOC110653239 gene encoding GATA transcription factor 26-like isoform X1 yields the protein MGKQGPCYHCGTNSTPLWRNGPPEKPVLCNACGSRYRIRGSLANYTPKHAQGQPTAKRVRIKSKSAPKKCKLISTEENFSIDVCHSPASDDFTTNKSSSESAISCSQSCYNVKEEENGGEIPGGIIQGSLWKSGIPSRKRSVNVQRCLTPIERLQRELCNILKNDPSILSENEEDDLLIYNANNLQVSCNEIGLGGFLLKPNTTTTTITTTTEVAPPPAEPEKHSSAVDIKDSALLSLKVDPHHPYYIR from the exons ATGGGAAAACAAGGGCCTTGTTATCATTGTGGCACTAATA GCACTCCACTATGGAGAAATGGGCCACCTGAGAAGCCAGTGTTATGCAATGCCTGTGGATCAAGGTACAGGATTAGAGGAAGTCTTGCAAACTATACACCTAAGCATGCCCAAGGACAACCAACTGCTAAAAGGGTAAGAATTAAATCCAAGTCGGCTCCAAAGAAATGCAAATTGATAAGTACTGAAGAAAACTTCTCCATTGACGTTTGCCATTCTCCTGCTTCTGATGATTTTACAACCAATAAATCTAGCTCAGAATCTGCAATATCATGTTCCCAGAGCTGCTACAAtgtaaaagaagaagagaatggaGGTGAAATTCCAG GTGGAATAATCCAGGGAAGCTTGTGGAAGTCTGGTATACCTTCAAGAAAGAGATCTGTAAATGTTCAACGCTGTCTTACACCCATTGAAAGACTTCAAAGGGAGCTTTGCAATATTTTGAAGAATGATCCTTCCATCTTGTCTGAAAATGAAGAGGATGATCTTCTCATTTATAATGCAAACAACCTGCAAGTATCCTGCAATGAAATTGGCCTTGGAGGCTTTCTTCTCAAACCCAATACCACCACCACTACTATTACTACTACCACAGAAGTTGCACCACCACCAGCTGAGCCTGAGAAACACTCCTCAGCAGTAGATATCAAGGATTCTGCTTTATTAAGTCTCAAAGTAGATCCTCATCATCCAT ATTATATAAGGTGA